AAAAATAACAGGCGCTCAGGGAACAAGAGTCTTTGCTCAGGCGATGGAAATAGTGGAATGATAAAAGCTCTTCTGTTTGATATAGACGATACTCTCTACGACAGCACAACGCTTGCTGAAATGGCAAGACGTAACTCGGTTAGAGCAATGATAGACTCAGGGCTGCCGTTTAGAGATGAGCAGGAGCTGTATGAGAAGCTCCTGCACATAATCAAAACCTTTGGCTCTAACTATCCGAGGCACTACGACGAACTTCTCAGATATTTAAATATCCCCTGGAACCCTAAAATTGTTGCAGCAGGTATTGTTGCCTATGAGCATACCAAGTTTGGCTATCTCAAGCCCTTTCCGGGTGTTATCCCTTCTCTTATCAGGCTCAGAGAGAAGTTCAGGCTTGGTGTTGTATCCAACGGCATAGCAATAAAGCAGTGGGAGAAGCTTATCGCTCTTGGACTTAGCCATTTTTTTGATATTTTTGTTACCTCAGGAGAAGCTGGTGTTGAGAAACCTTCAGTTGAGATTTTTACTCTTGCAGCAGAGAAGCTCGGGCTTGACCCGGAGGAGTGCCTGATGATAGGTAATAAAGTTGATGTGGATATAACAGGGGCAGGGAATGCTGGAATGAAAACTATATGGTTCAGA
The archaeon BMS3Bbin15 genome window above contains:
- the yjjG gene encoding pyrimidine 5'-nucleotidase YjjG, which translates into the protein MIKALLFDIDDTLYDSTTLAEMARRNSVRAMIDSGLPFRDEQELYEKLLHIIKTFGSNYPRHYDELLRYLNIPWNPKIVAAGIVAYEHTKFGYLKPFPGVIPSLIRLREKFRLGVVSNGIAIKQWEKLIALGLSHFFDIFVTSGEAGVEKPSVEIFTLAAEKLGLDPEECLMIGNKVDVDITGAGNAGMKTIWFRREENAYLKHEGESADYIIESFFELIPLIEEIIQ